A single genomic interval of Notolabrus celidotus isolate fNotCel1 chromosome 13, fNotCel1.pri, whole genome shotgun sequence harbors:
- the LOC117824551 gene encoding ankyrin repeat and SOCS box protein 2-like, with amino-acid sequence MAVSSSSRSYDDYSIYSSLSDDELLQLAIERSLTENNDAVNPDTNAFNDAISSPTITNAANTTTAAARATAANTARPSHPPDATNTNRPRTSSHNPPETQCAAHYSSPNPPSEQPPDMKTFDGYVSHFRTGSGKKMVAYRKPDGTLVHLCPEPEEEEEEPLFEAISEGDVNRVRAMAMRPGANLMLPSKPGWLAIHQAAWHGQAPCLKVLLSAQPGMINKCTDRGETALLVAVGKVQPRCVQVLLDNGADTDIANYDRETPLYKACEKNNPEMVAALLNHGAKVNTQCILGWTALQEAVVRNNMEICEMLMKAGAKHSVKNSYGITPLFTAAQSGQLASLRFLLKHGADINSQAPDGATALYEAAKNGHEEIVEFLISQKADANKAGKAGLLPIHIAAQRGYETIVCMLIKATSKVRVRRVGMSPLHLAAERNRDEVLESLIEAGYDVNAQLSEEQMRLYEDRRSTVLYFAVINNNIDATRMLLKAGANPNLDVFSPLMVAARLGCTETITMLVEHGADINASILTHPTTFPAVFMFSMKYLPMFKYLLDHGGHALPCFDCSYGNKPHPPIKTTRSQRDELIYTERGLPEPQHRKGVQFCEMISVPSICRWAGPIIDVLLDYVGHVTLCSRMMEHLDSYSAWSSIKDKAAPPRPLLQLCRLKIRQLVAHRRLPKLPLPGVMIRFLVHKKESMEES; translated from the exons ATGGCGGTATCCAGCTCCTCCCGGTCCTATGATGATTACTCGATCTACAGCAGCCTGAGTGACGACGAGCTGCTGCAGCTGGCCATCGAGCGCAGTCTGACTGAAAACAACGACGCCGTGAACCCAGATACCAACGCCTTCAACGATGCCATCTCCTCCCCCACCATCACCAACGCAGCCAACACAACAACTGCAGCCGCCAGAGCCACCGCAGCCAACACAGCCAGGCCTTCTCACCCACCAGAcgctacaaacacaaacaggcccAGAACCAGCTCTCACAATCCGCCTGAGACTCAATGTGCAGCACACTACAGCTCTCCTAACCCCCCCAGTGAACAACCTCCTGATAT GAAGACATTTGACGGTTACGTCAGTCACTTTAGGACGGGATCAGGGAAAAAGATGGTGGCGTACCGCAAACCTGATGGCACTCTGGTCCACTTATGTCCAGAACCTGAGGA ggaggaggaggagccttTGTTTGAAGCGATCAGTGAGGGCGATGTTAACCGAGTGAGGGCGATGGCAATGCGTCCAGGAGCAAACCTGATGCTTCCCAGTAAACCTGGCTGGCTCGCCATTCACCAGGCGGCATGGCACGGCCAGGCCCCCTGTCTGAAAGTGCTGTTgtcag ctcaGCCTGGGATGATCAACAAGTGCACAGATCGAGGGGAGACGGCGCTGCTGGTTGCTGTCGGCAAAGTTCAGCCGAGATGCGTTCAGGTGCTGTTGGACAATGGGGCAGACACTGACATCGCAAACTATGACCGAGAGACCCCCCTTTACAAAG cttgTGAAAAGAACAACCCTGAGATGGTTGCGGCGTTGTTGAACCACGGAGCCAAAGTGAACACTCAGTGTATTCTGGGTTGGACCGCCCTGCAGGAGGCCGTGGTCAGGAACAACATGGAGATCTGTGAGATGCTCATGAAGGCCGGAGCCAAGCACAGCGTGAAAAACTCGTATGGCATCACACCGCTTTTCACTGCGGCTCAGAGCGGGCAACTCGCTTCGCTACGCTTCCTGCTGAAACACG GTGCAGACATTAACAGTCAAGCTCCTGATGGAGCCACCGCTCTGTACGAAGCTGCTAAAAATGGACATGAGGAAATTGTGGAGTTTCTGATCTCACAGAAAGCTGATGCCAACAAAGCTGGAAAAGCCGGGTTATTACCGATCCACATCGCGGCTCAGAGAGGCTACGAAAC CATCGTCTGCATGTTGATCAAAGCCACCAGCAAGGTCAGGGTCCGGCGGGTTGGCATGAGCCCGCTTCACCTTGCTGCTGAGCGAAACCGTGACGAAGTCCTGGAGTCTCTGATCGAGGCCGGTTATGACGTCAACGCTCAGCTCTCTGAAGAGCAGATGAGGCTGTATGAAGACCGCCGCAGCACCGTGCTCTACTTCGCcgtcatcaacaacaacatcgACGCCACGCGCATGCTGCTGAAGGCCGGCGCCAACCCCAACCTGGATGTGTTCAGTCCCCTGATGGTGGCGGCGAGGTTGGGCTGCACGGAAACCATCACCATGCTGGTGGAGCACGGCGCCGACATCAACGCCTCGATCCTCACACACCCCACCACCTTCCCCGCCGTCTTCATGTTCTCCATGAAGTACCTGCCCATGTTCAAGTACCTGCTGGACCACGGAGGCCACGCCCTGCCCTGCTTCGACTGCTCCTATGGTAACAAACCTCATCCACCAATCAAAACCACCCGATCTCAGAGGGACGAGCTCATCTACACGGAAAGAGGTCTGCCTGAGCCGCAGCACAGGAAGGGCGTTCAG TTCTGTGAGATGATCTCAGTCCCCAGTATCTGTCGCTGGGCGGGGCCGATCATTGACGTCCTGCTAGACTACGTTGGTCATGTGACTCTCTGCTCGAGAATGATGGAACACCTGGACAGTTACTCTGCCTGGAGTTCCATCAAGGACAAAGCAG CTCCTCCGAGGCCGCTGCTGCAGCTTTGTCGGCTAAAGATTCGGCAGCTGGTCGCCCATCGTCGTCTGCCGAAGTTGCCTCTTCCTGGAGTTATGATTCGCTTCTTGGTGCATAAGAAAGAATCGATGGAAGAATCCTGA